Part of the Pseudomonadota bacterium genome, GGGGTCATCTTCCCGGTCCTCTCGTCGACGTCGATCGGCATCGTCCTCCTCGCGATCGGCGAGAGCTCGCAGGAGACGGTGTTCGGCGCGCTCGTGCTCTCCTTCGCCGCGGCCGCGTTCGGCAGCGCCATCGTCGTGACCGTCCTCCTCGGCCGCCGCGCGCGCCTCGCGCGCCTCCAGACCGACTTCACGGCGAACATCACCCACGAGCTGCGGACGCCGCTCGCCGCGATCCGGATGTACGCGCAGACCCTGCAGCTGGGGCGCCTCGACGGCGATCCGAAGAAGACGGCGGAGAGCCTCGAGACGATCCTGCGCGAGACTACGTGGCTCGAGACGATGATCGATCGCGTGCTGTCCTGGCGGCGGGCCGCCGAGGATCGCGACGTCCTCGAGATGCGGCGGGCCCCGCTCGTCGAGACGGTCCGCGGGGCGATCGCGCGGTTCGAGCGGATGGTCGCCCCGGGCGAGGTCGCGCTCGACGTCGATCTGACGAGCGCGTCGCCCGTCGACCACGACGAGAACGGCATCGCGTCGGTCACGCTCAACCTGCTCATCAACGCCTACAAGTACACCGGGACGGAGAAGCGGATCCGCGTGTCGGTCCAGGACGTCGGCGAGTTCGTCGAGCTCGCCGTCGGCGACAACGGGATCGGCATCCCGAAGAAGGAGGTCGCCCGGATCTTCGAGCCGTTCTACAGGGCC contains:
- a CDS encoding HAMP domain-containing histidine kinase produces the protein HGQEQRRCEREEDGHGAGGAVHAENLHTVPRLVKARSFDDAARVGDTRAVAGRFRTRIKKLQQNLSLKGAIVALAVGVIFPVLSSTSIGIVLLAIGESSQETVFGALVLSFAAAAFGSAIVVTVLLGRRARLARLQTDFTANITHELRTPLAAIRMYAQTLQLGRLDGDPKKTAESLETILRETTWLETMIDRVLSWRRAAEDRDVLEMRRAPLVETVRGAIARFERMVAPGEVALDVDLTSASPVDHDENGIASVTLNLLINAYKYTGTEKRIRVSVQDVGEFVELAVGDNGIGIPKKEVARIFEPFYRADAGQRGTSSGAGLGLAIVRHLALAHKGEVYVESEEGVGSRFSVRLPVAPREKEEE